A region from the Nocardioides coralli genome encodes:
- a CDS encoding mechanosensitive ion channel family protein, protein MDALIDDAVLTGVAVFLATLMLAVVVRRVTIRVLDRGDSDRHTGRLLGRLAAVVIVVAGSVYALELAGVSVGPMLGALGIGGIALAFAAQDVLSNFVAGILLQARRPFRIGDEIGSGDHEGRVEDVNLRTVRIRTYDGVTVYLPNAEVLQSPIVNFTKTPLNRTSLTVGVAYDTDLEQARSLLLSACAEADGVESDPPPEAWVEEFGDSSINVAVRYWHASDMATRWRVRNAVALAVKRKLDDAEITIPFPQRTLWFGPGSTSLRVTGDD, encoded by the coding sequence ATGGACGCCCTGATCGACGACGCGGTGCTGACGGGTGTCGCCGTCTTCCTCGCGACCCTGATGCTCGCCGTCGTCGTACGTCGCGTGACGATCCGTGTGCTCGACCGCGGCGACTCCGACCGGCACACCGGGCGGCTGCTGGGCCGGCTCGCGGCAGTCGTCATCGTGGTGGCGGGCTCCGTCTACGCGCTGGAGCTCGCCGGGGTGAGCGTCGGTCCGATGCTCGGCGCCCTGGGGATCGGCGGCATCGCGCTCGCCTTCGCAGCGCAGGACGTGCTGTCGAACTTTGTGGCGGGGATCCTGCTGCAGGCGCGCCGGCCCTTCCGCATCGGCGACGAGATCGGCAGCGGTGACCACGAGGGGCGCGTCGAGGACGTCAACCTCCGGACGGTCAGGATCAGGACCTACGACGGGGTCACCGTCTACCTGCCGAACGCCGAGGTGCTGCAGTCCCCGATCGTCAACTTCACCAAGACGCCGCTCAACCGGACCTCGCTGACGGTCGGCGTCGCCTACGACACCGACCTCGAGCAGGCGCGCTCCCTTCTCCTGTCCGCCTGCGCGGAGGCCGACGGCGTCGAGTCCGACCCTCCGCCCGAGGCCTGGGTGGAGGAGTTCGGCGACTCCTCGATCAACGTGGCGGTGCGCTACTGGCACGCCTCGGACATGGCCACCCGGTGGCGGGTCCGCAACGCGGTCGCGCTGGCCGTCAAGCGCAAGCTCGACGACGCCGAGATCACGATCCCCTTCCCGCAACGGACGCTCTGGTTCGGTCCGGGGTCGACGAGCCTGCGGGTCACCGGCGACGACTGA
- a CDS encoding cation:proton antiporter family protein, translating to MRCIDTVAIYLSAVFLAGTLALLVRMPPLVGFLAAGFALNAAGVEELPQLDDLADLGVTLLLFSIGLKLDVRFLLRREVWLTATVHMALSVPLALGVLGGLGALGVGLIADDGFGALLLLGLALSFSSTVLVVKVLEERSESQSLYGRIAIGILIVQDLAAVVFILASERSWPSPWAFALVLLVPLAVPVRRLWSRLGHGEMQALFGVFIALVPGFALFEAVGLKGDVGALAMGLLLAGHPAAFELSRALLSVKDLLLVGFFLSIGFTGELSWATAGLGLALLVLLPVQGWLYMLLLRWARLRRRTSVLTGLTLTQNSEFGLIVVAVGVSAGMLEPHWLVVVSVAVAASFVLSSMVNRRSIDLVPLLTRTLPPLDPATLHPADRYVDLGDAQAVVMGMGRVGTAAYRRLVDAHGLETVGIEHDRNRVRQHTERGFRVLEADASDDEFWQRLADASQVRVAILAMPFHGTNQVALKQLLDSGFRGRIAAVAQYDDDARSLRESGADAVLQIYDGAGSEMADRAVAPRSTS from the coding sequence GTGAGGTGCATCGACACCGTCGCGATCTACCTCTCCGCGGTGTTCCTGGCCGGGACACTCGCCCTGCTCGTGCGGATGCCACCCCTCGTCGGGTTCCTCGCCGCCGGCTTCGCACTCAACGCGGCAGGTGTCGAGGAGCTGCCGCAGCTCGACGACCTCGCCGACCTCGGAGTCACGCTGCTGCTGTTCAGCATCGGCCTCAAGCTCGACGTCCGGTTCCTGCTGCGGCGCGAGGTCTGGCTCACCGCGACGGTGCACATGGCACTCTCCGTCCCCCTGGCACTGGGCGTGCTCGGCGGGCTGGGTGCCCTGGGTGTCGGCCTGATCGCCGACGACGGCTTCGGGGCCCTGCTGCTGCTGGGTCTCGCCCTGTCCTTCTCCAGCACGGTCCTGGTCGTCAAGGTGCTGGAGGAGCGCAGCGAGAGCCAGTCGCTCTACGGCCGGATCGCGATCGGCATCCTCATCGTGCAGGACCTGGCCGCGGTGGTCTTCATCCTGGCGAGCGAGCGGTCCTGGCCGAGCCCGTGGGCCTTCGCCCTGGTCCTCCTGGTCCCCCTGGCGGTGCCGGTGCGCCGACTGTGGTCCCGCCTCGGCCACGGCGAGATGCAGGCGCTCTTCGGCGTCTTCATCGCCCTGGTCCCGGGCTTCGCGCTGTTCGAGGCGGTCGGCCTCAAGGGCGACGTCGGGGCCCTCGCGATGGGGCTCCTGCTCGCCGGGCACCCGGCGGCGTTCGAGCTCTCCCGAGCCCTGCTCTCCGTCAAGGACCTGCTCCTCGTCGGCTTCTTCCTCTCCATCGGGTTCACCGGCGAGCTCTCGTGGGCCACCGCCGGGCTCGGCCTCGCTCTGCTGGTGCTGCTGCCCGTGCAGGGCTGGCTCTACATGCTCCTGCTGCGGTGGGCGCGACTGCGTCGCCGGACGTCCGTGCTGACCGGCCTCACCCTCACCCAGAACTCCGAGTTCGGGCTGATCGTCGTCGCCGTCGGGGTGAGCGCCGGCATGCTCGAGCCCCACTGGCTGGTGGTGGTGTCGGTCGCGGTGGCTGCGAGCTTCGTGCTGTCGTCGATGGTCAACCGGCGCAGCATCGACCTCGTGCCGCTGCTGACCCGGACCCTGCCACCCCTCGACCCCGCGACACTCCATCCCGCGGACCGCTACGTCGACCTCGGCGACGCCCAGGCGGTCGTGATGGGCATGGGTCGCGTCGGCACCGCGGCCTACCGTCGGCTGGTGGACGCCCACGGCCTGGAGACGGTCGGGATCGAGCACGACCGCAACCGGGTCCGCCAGCACACCGAGCGGGGGTTCCGGGTGCTCGAGGCCGACGCCTCCGACGACGAGTTCTGGCAGCGGCTCGCCGACGCCTCCCAGGTCCGGGTGGCGATCCTGGCGATGCCCTTCCACGGCACCAACCAGGTGGCGCTCAAGCAGCTCCTCGACAGCGGCTTCCGGGGCCGGATCGCGGCCGTCGCGCAGTACGACGACGACGCCCGGTCGCTGCGTGAGAGCGGGGCCGACGCCGTGCTGCAGATCTACGACGGCGCGGGCTCGGAGATGGCCGACCGCGCCGTCGCACCTCGCTCCACCTCCTAG
- a CDS encoding haloacid dehalogenase type II, translating to MALPAHDTLAFDVYGTLIDTSGVVEQLTEVVGDRAGDFSERWRTTQLGYSWRRALMKDYVDFGVCTAQALDHTAATMAVDLTEDQRAHLLAAYGALPAFPDTAPALRQLSEAGSRLVAFSNGPATAVIGLLDAAGIGDLVSDVVSADDISTFKPDPAVYHHLLERCATEAQRAVVVSSNAFDVIGAQGAGLGSVWVRRSEAVAWDPWDVEPDLTVGALTDLVDG from the coding sequence ATGGCACTCCCCGCCCACGACACGCTCGCGTTCGACGTCTACGGCACGCTGATCGACACCAGCGGTGTGGTCGAACAGCTGACCGAGGTGGTCGGCGACCGCGCCGGGGACTTCTCCGAGCGCTGGCGCACCACCCAGCTCGGGTACAGCTGGCGGCGGGCCCTGATGAAGGACTACGTCGACTTCGGCGTCTGCACCGCCCAGGCCCTCGACCACACGGCCGCGACCATGGCCGTCGACCTGACCGAGGACCAGCGGGCCCACCTGCTGGCGGCGTACGGCGCGCTGCCGGCCTTCCCCGACACCGCGCCCGCACTCCGGCAGCTCTCCGAGGCAGGCAGCCGGCTCGTGGCGTTCTCGAACGGCCCCGCCACGGCGGTGATCGGCCTCCTCGACGCGGCCGGCATCGGCGACCTGGTCAGCGACGTGGTGAGCGCCGACGACATCAGCACCTTCAAGCCCGACCCGGCGGTCTACCACCACCTGCTGGAGCGCTGCGCCACCGAGGCGCAGCGTGCCGTCGTGGTCTCGAGCAACGCCTTCGACGTGATCGGGGCGCAGGGGGCCGGGCTCGGCTCGGTGTGGGTGCGTCGCTCCGAGGCGGTGGCCTGGGACCCCTGGGACGTCGAGCCCGACCTCACGGTGGGTGCGCTGACCGACCTCGTCGACGGCTGA